Proteins from one Nilaparvata lugens isolate BPH chromosome 10, ASM1435652v1, whole genome shotgun sequence genomic window:
- the LOC111060760 gene encoding uncharacterized protein LOC111060760 isoform X1 → MASFKVMLFVVLVAVAAVVCAEERVKKAAIYPYAAAAYAYGSPYAYGAPIAALPYGQAYAAPYAAYPYAKAFYAAHDDGSYFPGKYDPYY, encoded by the exons cttttcGTCGTCCTGGTCGCCGTGGCCGCCGTTGTCTGCGCTGAGGAGCGCGTTAAGAAGGCCGCCATCT ACCCCTACGCCGCTGCCGCCTACGCCTACGGCTCTCCCTACGCCTATGGCGCACCCATCGCCGCTCTGCCCTACGGTCAGGCTTACGCCGCTCCCTACGCCGCCTACCCTTACGCCAAGGCTTTCTACGCCGCCCACGATGACGGAAGCTACTTCCCAGGCAAATACGACCCATACTACTAA
- the LOC111060760 gene encoding uncharacterized protein LOC111060760 isoform X2 → MASFKVMLFVVLVAVAAVVCAEERVKKAAIYPYAAAAYPYAAYPYAKAFYAAHDDGSYFPGKYDPYY, encoded by the exons cttttcGTCGTCCTGGTCGCCGTGGCCGCCGTTGTCTGCGCTGAGGAGCGCGTTAAGAAGGCCGCCATCT ACCCCTACGCCGCTGCCGCCTAC CCCTACGCCGCCTACCCTTACGCCAAGGCTTTCTACGCCGCCCACGATGACGGAAGCTACTTCCCAGGCAAATACGACCCATACTACTAA